In Mastacembelus armatus chromosome 22, fMasArm1.2, whole genome shotgun sequence, a genomic segment contains:
- the c22h21orf58 gene encoding uncharacterized protein C21orf58 homolog, translated as MPRFQDASSVVDQLTRFKLKLLEKRVDNKKQNMDNRADSARSARSYDGQMDALHRALRRKQNLLQRLREQHMLEDFNRPHTWGGSQRKYQPHFVSAHQLPPPLPPMEPSHIPHPAPVLPSLPFPPPVQFQPPRIIQQTLPQQPATIIQQLPQQQPLITQIPPPQPYTAPRSNSIKEDMVELMLMQNAQMHQIIMHNMMLKAMPPMTMLPPGGPTQYANHTYLGQNSYQGSPVRPDIKARGSSVHHHHHYGPIPAVAQLPPINYPFWQPGVSSIPVGQAGGPLPSLHHVTTPITLPPLNV; from the exons ATGCCAAGATTTCAG GATGCCAGTTCTGTGGTTGATCAGTTGACAAGATTCAAACTCAAACTACTAGAGAAG AGAGtggacaacaaaaaacaaaatatggacAACAGAGCAGATTCTGCCCGGTCTGCaa GGAGTtatgatggacagatggatgcaCTGCACCGTGCACTAAGGCGAAAGCAGAACCTGTTGCAAAGACTAAGG GAGCAACACATGTTAGAAGACTTCAACCGACCTCACACCTGGGGAGGGTCACAGAGAAAGTACCAGCCACATTTTGTCAGTGCCCACCAGCTGCCTCCACCACTCCCACCCATGGAACCCAGCCACATTCCCCACCCAGCCCCTGTTCTGCCCTCCCTGCCCTTTCCACCACCTGTTCAGTTTCAGCCTCCTCGCATTATCCAACAAACT ctACCCCAGCAGCCTGCCACCATCATACAACAGCTGCCACAACAGCAGCCTCTGATTACTCAGATTCCCCCACCTCAGCCATACACTGCACCACGCTCAAACAGCATCAAAGAGG ACATGGTGGAACTGATGCTTATGCAAAATGCCCAAATGCACCAGATTATAATGCACAATATGATGCTGAAAGCCATGCCTCCAATGACTATGTTGCCACCTGGAGGGCCCACTCAATATGCCAACCACACATATCTTGgccag AACAGTTACCAGGGAAGCCCTGTAAGACCAGATATCAAAGCAAGAGGAAGCTCtgtccatcatcatcatcactatgGACCTATCCCTGCAGTGGCACAGCTGCCTCCTATCAACTACCCCTTCTGGCAACCAGGGGTTTCATCTATCCCAGTAGGACAAGCAGGAGGACCCCTACCCTCCTTACACCATGTAACAACACCTATTACACTCCCACCACTCAATGTGTAA